In Leptolyngbya sp. SIO1E4, one DNA window encodes the following:
- a CDS encoding ATP-binding cassette domain-containing protein: protein MTLFTLKSVKKDFGIKEILRDAGFSLDEGEKVGLIGTNGSGKSTLLKMIAGIEPIDEGEIWRNSGAKIVYLPQQPDIEGDRTVLEQVFADAGEQMTLIREYEAISHTMARAQGDIDALMARLSRVTEKIEAAGAWDLETSAKVVLSKLGIEDFEARVGDLSGGYRKRVAIAAALLSDPDALLMDEPTNHLDAESVEWLQSYLNSFRGALLLITHDRYFLDRVTNRILEVDRGDLYGYSGNYSYYLEKKAESETSEVSSQKKHAGVLRRELEWLKRGPKARSTKQKARIQRIDEMQNRAFKESLGKVDISTAGRRIGKKVIELEAVTKGYGDRTLIQDFTYTFNPRDRVGIIGPNGVGKSTLMNLITGREKPDAGKIEIGETIHFGYFDQHSEDVVKNPNQRVIEYLKETAELVTTVDGSVITASQMLERFLFPPNQQYSPIHKLSGGERRRLFLLQVLMQAPNVLILDEPTNDLDVQTLAVLEEYLEEFNGCVIVVSHDRYFLDRTVDVVFAFEGQGQIRQYPGNYSVYLDYKQAEEAVKADREKADREKAEGRRQKAEGEPAKQADSQSDPLPKPKRLSFKEKREYEQLEAQIPELETEKAALEKTLYNNPPSDYGEMQALSERLAELTSEIDTATERWMELAERAE from the coding sequence ATGACGCTCTTTACTTTAAAATCCGTCAAAAAAGACTTCGGCATCAAGGAAATTCTGCGGGATGCTGGCTTCAGCCTGGATGAAGGAGAAAAGGTAGGGCTGATTGGCACCAATGGCTCTGGCAAATCCACGCTGTTGAAGATGATCGCGGGGATAGAACCCATTGATGAGGGAGAAATCTGGCGCAACTCGGGGGCCAAAATCGTATATCTGCCGCAGCAGCCAGATATTGAGGGCGATCGCACCGTGTTAGAGCAGGTGTTTGCAGATGCTGGCGAGCAGATGACCCTGATCCGTGAGTATGAGGCGATTTCTCATACGATGGCGCGGGCACAGGGGGATATAGATGCCCTGATGGCCCGTTTGTCGCGGGTGACGGAGAAAATTGAGGCAGCTGGTGCTTGGGATTTGGAAACCAGCGCTAAGGTAGTGCTCAGCAAACTCGGCATTGAAGACTTTGAGGCTCGGGTAGGGGATCTTTCTGGGGGCTATCGTAAGCGGGTGGCGATCGCAGCGGCCCTACTCTCAGATCCCGATGCCCTGCTCATGGACGAGCCCACGAACCATTTGGACGCCGAATCGGTGGAATGGCTGCAGAGTTATCTCAACAGCTTTCGCGGTGCCCTGTTACTCATTACCCACGATCGCTACTTTTTGGACCGGGTAACCAATCGCATCCTAGAGGTGGATCGGGGGGATCTCTATGGCTATAGCGGCAATTACAGCTACTACCTGGAGAAAAAGGCCGAGTCAGAAACCTCTGAAGTCAGCAGCCAGAAAAAGCACGCTGGCGTGCTGCGCCGAGAACTGGAATGGTTGAAGCGTGGCCCTAAAGCTCGGAGCACCAAGCAAAAGGCTCGCATTCAGCGCATTGATGAGATGCAAAATCGCGCCTTCAAAGAATCCCTGGGCAAAGTGGATATCTCGACGGCGGGGCGACGCATTGGCAAAAAGGTGATTGAGCTAGAAGCGGTGACCAAGGGCTATGGCGATCGCACCCTCATCCAAGACTTTACCTATACCTTTAATCCTCGCGATCGCGTCGGCATCATTGGCCCCAACGGGGTCGGCAAGTCTACGCTGATGAACCTGATCACTGGGCGCGAAAAGCCCGATGCTGGAAAGATTGAAATCGGCGAGACGATTCACTTCGGCTACTTTGATCAGCATTCTGAAGATGTTGTCAAAAACCCGAACCAGCGGGTAATCGAATACCTCAAGGAAACGGCGGAACTGGTGACCACGGTCGATGGCAGCGTCATCACCGCCTCCCAAATGCTGGAGCGTTTCTTATTTCCGCCTAACCAGCAGTATTCGCCTATCCACAAACTCTCAGGGGGAGAGCGGCGACGACTGTTTTTGCTGCAGGTGCTCATGCAGGCCCCCAATGTGCTGATTCTGGACGAACCTACGAACGACCTGGATGTGCAAACCCTAGCCGTGCTAGAGGAGTACCTGGAAGAGTTCAACGGCTGTGTAATCGTGGTCTCCCACGATCGCTATTTTCTGGATCGCACGGTGGATGTGGTGTTTGCCTTTGAGGGCCAGGGCCAGATTCGCCAGTATCCCGGCAATTACTCGGTGTATCTGGACTATAAGCAGGCGGAGGAGGCGGTTAAGGCGGATCGGGAGAAGGCGGATCGAGAGAAGGCAGAAGGCAGAAGGCAGAAGGCAGAAGGGGAACCGGCGAAGCAGGCTGATTCACAATCGGATCCTTTGCCGAAACCGAAGCGGCTGTCTTTTAAGGAGAAGCGGGAATATGAGCAGCTAGAAGCGCAGATTCCTGAGCTGGAGACGGAGAAGGCGGCGTTGGAAAAGACCCTCTACAACAATCCACCGAGTGATTATGGTGAGATGCAGGCGTTGTCGGAGCGGCTGGCGGAGTTGACGAGTGAGATCGATACGGCGACGGAGCGGTGGATGGAGTTGGCGGAGCGAGCAGAGTAA
- a CDS encoding AI-2E family transporter, which yields MRWWRELSPISHTLLILLAAPLLVLNVWAIAQIFEYFRAILVAVLVAALLAFLLSYPVGWLNRLGVKRGLSSILVLLGTVLVFLTIALTVLPLIFDQAQQLVSKLPEWFDSGKNQLLTLDSRFEIWGVPFNLDGITSQINDRLKAEFEAIAGEALNLTLGVAVFTANKLLDVVLTIVLTFYLLQHGDDVWSSLLGWLPQPIQTPFSDTLRLSFRNYFLGQFIVATCMGTTLTVIFLVLQVPFGLLFGFTIGLAALLPFGGTVGIAVVTLLVALRDIGIAVQVVTASVIVQQLIENGLAPRVLGSFTGLNPFWVFIAILSGARVGGLLGVVVAVPSAVVLKEALAAIRSAQRSREQESLLLTTPEELHGNEESPSQAPAQPVPTMTATEE from the coding sequence ATGCGCTGGTGGCGAGAACTCAGTCCGATCTCGCACACGCTCCTCATTTTGCTAGCAGCGCCACTCTTGGTGTTGAATGTGTGGGCGATCGCGCAAATTTTTGAATACTTCCGAGCGATTTTAGTGGCGGTGCTGGTGGCGGCGCTGCTGGCGTTTTTGCTGAGCTATCCGGTGGGCTGGCTCAATCGGTTAGGGGTAAAGCGAGGGCTGTCTTCTATTCTGGTGCTGCTGGGGACGGTGTTGGTGTTTCTCACCATTGCATTGACCGTACTGCCCTTAATTTTTGATCAGGCCCAACAGCTGGTCAGCAAATTGCCTGAGTGGTTTGACTCTGGCAAAAACCAGTTACTCACCCTCGATAGTCGCTTTGAAATTTGGGGGGTGCCTTTTAACCTGGACGGTATTACGTCCCAGATTAACGATCGCTTGAAGGCAGAGTTTGAAGCGATCGCGGGGGAAGCTTTGAACCTGACCCTGGGTGTGGCTGTGTTTACTGCCAATAAGCTGCTGGATGTGGTTCTCACAATCGTGCTGACCTTTTATCTGCTGCAGCATGGCGATGATGTGTGGAGCAGCCTGCTCGGTTGGTTGCCGCAACCGATTCAGACTCCCTTCTCAGATACGCTGCGTCTGAGCTTCCGCAATTATTTCTTGGGGCAATTTATTGTTGCTACCTGCATGGGCACGACGCTGACCGTTATCTTTTTGGTCTTGCAAGTGCCGTTTGGCCTGTTATTTGGCTTCACCATTGGGCTGGCGGCATTGCTCCCCTTTGGCGGCACAGTCGGCATTGCCGTCGTCACGCTCCTGGTCGCGCTGCGAGATATCGGTATTGCCGTACAAGTTGTTACCGCCTCTGTGATCGTGCAACAACTCATTGAAAATGGTCTTGCGCCACGGGTGTTGGGCAGCTTCACAGGGCTGAATCCGTTTTGGGTGTTTATTGCCATCTTGTCAGGGGCACGGGTTGGCGGCCTGCTAGGCGTGGTTGTGGCGGTGCCTTCTGCCGTCGTGCTGAAAGAAGCGCTGGCCGCAATCCGATCAGCTCAGCGATCTCGAGAGCAAGAGAGCCTTCTGCTAACAACCCCAGAAGAACTCCATGGAAACGAGGAAAGTCCCAGTCAGGCACCGGCTCAGCCAGTGCCCACGATGACTGCAACTGAAGAATAA
- a CDS encoding serine hydrolase: MPLHKRLVLLFTAIVPITGSLLVDWRLVNRAITYPEAPIMAIDWYHPRTTVVGQSGRPLPAATAQPSGALADALKQVSAYVQERNSTGLIVMHRGEVVLEEYWQGYDADSAFNAMSMSKTIVGLLVGMAIAEGHIDTMDDPVTQYIPEWSQDERANITLRDLLYMQSGLRNERRTDTPFSDLVQMYLGSDVARVALNIPSVAPQGQAFEYNNVNTQILAIVLQRATQMSYADYLSTRLWQPLGASDASVWLDRPQGNAKTFCCLFATIHDWARVGQMLLNQGRVEQTQVVPSDWIQQMLTPSPLESTFGTHIWIKARTPDHPNVDQGATQPFLAPDTFYLDGRDLQRVYVIPSQELVIVRMGEWPETWDDAVIPNILVEALRGE; this comes from the coding sequence ATGCCTTTGCATAAACGCCTTGTTTTACTCTTCACAGCAATCGTTCCAATCACCGGATCGCTGTTGGTAGATTGGCGTCTGGTTAATCGTGCGATCACGTATCCTGAAGCCCCAATTATGGCAATTGACTGGTATCACCCTCGGACAACGGTGGTGGGGCAGTCCGGTCGCCCGCTGCCAGCCGCAACAGCGCAGCCCTCTGGTGCCCTGGCGGATGCCCTCAAGCAGGTCTCTGCCTATGTGCAGGAACGCAACTCTACCGGGCTAATTGTGATGCATCGCGGTGAAGTTGTGCTGGAGGAATATTGGCAGGGCTATGACGCTGACTCGGCCTTCAATGCCATGTCGATGTCGAAAACAATTGTGGGGCTACTAGTGGGGATGGCGATCGCGGAAGGCCATATCGACACGATGGATGATCCAGTCACTCAGTACATTCCAGAGTGGAGCCAAGACGAGCGCGCCAATATCACCCTAAGAGACTTGCTCTACATGCAATCTGGTCTGCGGAATGAGCGCCGCACCGATACCCCTTTCTCAGACTTAGTGCAAATGTATTTGGGCTCTGATGTCGCTCGGGTGGCCCTCAACATCCCCAGTGTTGCCCCTCAAGGCCAGGCGTTTGAATACAACAATGTCAACACTCAAATTTTGGCAATTGTCTTACAGCGGGCGACCCAAATGTCCTATGCCGACTATCTTTCAACCCGTCTCTGGCAGCCCTTAGGCGCATCCGACGCCAGTGTATGGTTGGATCGCCCCCAGGGCAACGCCAAAACCTTTTGCTGCTTATTTGCCACCATTCACGACTGGGCCAGGGTAGGGCAAATGTTGCTGAATCAAGGCCGGGTGGAGCAAACTCAAGTCGTTCCCTCAGACTGGATCCAACAAATGTTGACCCCCTCCCCGTTGGAGTCCACCTTTGGCACTCATATCTGGATCAAAGCCCGCACCCCCGATCATCCCAACGTCGATCAGGGCGCCACACAGCCCTTTCTGGCCCCAGATACCTTTTATCTCGACGGGCGCGACCTACAGCGCGTATACGTGATCCCTTCTCAGGAGTTAGTGATTGTCCGCATGGGGGAATGGCCTGAGACTTGGGACGATGCTGTGATCCCGAATATTTTGGTCGAGGCGTTGAGGGGGGAGTAG
- a CDS encoding diflavin flavoprotein, with translation MTIAQPRDVQTLTIAADTEVLRSRSWNRLRFEIEYALERGTTANSYLIRGDHKVLVDPPGESFTEIFLTALTEQIDPATLDYIIVGHINPNRAATLKVLLDKAPNATIICSNPAAKALEELMEGRALKVQVIKGTGDELEIGQGHRLRFIPVPTPRWPDGLWTYDEYTQVLFSNKFFGMHRCDDAIYDLSWRALLEDRRYYFDCLMAPNARQVAVALERLEDLSIRLFAPVHGPIVLYGAREIVHVYQKWNQQQKGQDLSVTMIYASAYGNTATVAQALARGVTKAGVSVESINAEHADPDDIKAVLEKSSGFLIGSPTLGGHAPTQIQTALGIILSTASKTQPAGVFGSFGWSGEAIDLLASKLKDGGYSLAFDPIRVKFKPTEKTLQYCEEVGTDFAQTLKKVKRAKTPRTPATSVEQAIGRLVGSLCVVTTRRGEVSSAMLASWVSQATFAPPGFTVAVAKDRAIESMMYPGSPFVLNILLDGQHLGPMKHFLKPFAPGEDRFEGIDIAEAENGGPFLQDAIAYLECEVVNRMECGDHWVVYATVNAGQVLQPDGKTAVHQRKSGTHY, from the coding sequence ATGACGATCGCCCAACCGCGTGATGTTCAAACGCTAACCATTGCTGCTGACACCGAAGTGCTGCGATCGCGCAGTTGGAATCGCCTACGGTTTGAAATTGAATATGCCTTGGAACGGGGCACGACGGCTAATAGCTATTTGATTCGAGGTGATCACAAGGTACTGGTTGATCCCCCGGGTGAATCGTTTACCGAAATTTTTCTCACAGCGCTGACCGAACAGATTGATCCCGCCACTCTGGACTACATCATTGTGGGGCACATTAACCCTAACCGGGCCGCCACCCTCAAAGTCTTGTTAGACAAAGCTCCCAATGCCACAATTATATGCTCTAACCCAGCTGCAAAAGCGTTAGAGGAGCTGATGGAAGGTCGTGCTTTGAAGGTGCAGGTCATCAAGGGAACGGGGGATGAGCTAGAGATTGGGCAAGGGCATCGTCTTCGCTTTATCCCTGTCCCGACCCCTCGCTGGCCTGACGGCTTGTGGACCTACGATGAATACACCCAAGTTCTGTTTAGCAACAAGTTTTTCGGCATGCACCGCTGCGATGATGCTATCTATGACTTGAGCTGGAGAGCACTGCTAGAAGACCGGCGATATTACTTTGACTGCTTAATGGCCCCTAATGCCCGTCAAGTTGCCGTCGCCCTCGAAAGGCTAGAGGATTTGTCCATCCGCCTGTTTGCCCCTGTCCACGGGCCAATTGTGCTTTATGGAGCGCGCGAGATCGTTCATGTCTATCAGAAGTGGAATCAGCAGCAAAAGGGCCAAGACCTATCTGTCACCATGATTTATGCCTCGGCCTACGGCAATACGGCAACGGTCGCTCAGGCCCTGGCGCGAGGGGTTACCAAAGCAGGCGTTTCAGTAGAGTCCATCAACGCAGAACATGCTGATCCTGACGATATTAAAGCCGTGCTCGAAAAGTCTTCTGGCTTTTTGATCGGCTCCCCTACCCTGGGAGGTCATGCCCCGACTCAAATTCAAACGGCCTTAGGCATTATCCTATCCACAGCGTCCAAGACGCAGCCAGCAGGGGTGTTTGGCTCCTTTGGTTGGAGTGGAGAAGCGATTGATCTGCTCGCGAGCAAGCTCAAAGACGGGGGCTATAGCTTGGCCTTTGACCCCATTCGTGTCAAGTTCAAACCCACGGAGAAAACGCTGCAATATTGTGAAGAAGTTGGCACTGACTTTGCCCAAACCCTGAAAAAAGTCAAACGGGCCAAAACGCCTCGTACTCCCGCCACTTCAGTCGAACAAGCCATCGGGCGCTTGGTGGGGTCTCTCTGTGTCGTGACTACCCGTCGCGGTGAGGTTAGCAGTGCAATGTTGGCGTCCTGGGTATCTCAGGCAACGTTTGCTCCTCCTGGCTTTACCGTCGCTGTGGCCAAGGATCGCGCCATCGAATCCATGATGTATCCTGGGAGCCCTTTTGTCCTCAATATCTTGCTAGACGGTCAGCACTTGGGGCCAATGAAGCATTTTTTGAAGCCCTTTGCCCCTGGAGAAGACCGCTTTGAAGGCATCGACATAGCAGAGGCTGAGAACGGCGGCCCCTTTTTGCAGGATGCGATCGCCTACCTGGAGTGTGAAGTTGTTAACCGGATGGAGTGCGGCGATCATTGGGTCGTCTACGCCACCGTCAATGCCGGACAAGTGCTCCAACCTGATGGGAAGACTGCCGTACATCAGCGGAAGTCGGGAACACACTACTAG
- a CDS encoding isochorismate synthase, which translates to MTVAPSRSNTLPHYQKIFHALNSCLQLARRSNSARIASLAFPLPPLDPLAVLLTLADEHQRQCYLESPSRGQAIAAWDELVGQSFSGGDRFQAAREYLATWQTRVEAASHLQEGPYFFCSFSFFDTVAKATEGFAPATVLLTRWQVVRQKKQCTLIANALIKPHTVLAPLARTIAKQLDQLQSIPLIYSFQDTDTWQPQLQPQLQPQLSPNDAQTFQHKVRQTLTAIETSQLQKQVVAHALEVTRKQPFHRSISLPRLRSQHPDCYVFSFSGAQNTHFIGASPERLLSIHQGRLVTDALAGSAPRGQSAVADYTLGQQLLNTLKEQREHRLVLDFIVQQLQAEGLSPRYSTPPGLLRLSHIQHLHTPICADLPDHISPLTLVEALHPTPAVAGVPTATACDFIRRGEPCDRGLYAAPLGWVDPHGNSEFIVGIRSALIQGNRARLYAGAGIVAGSDPAKELAEIQLKLQALAEALG; encoded by the coding sequence ATGACAGTCGCACCCTCACGGTCGAATACCCTCCCTCACTACCAAAAGATTTTTCATGCCCTTAATTCCTGCTTGCAACTAGCCCGTCGGAGCAATTCTGCTCGAATTGCCAGTCTGGCGTTTCCGCTGCCCCCATTAGACCCGCTCGCGGTTTTACTTACCCTTGCCGACGAACACCAGCGGCAATGCTATTTAGAGTCCCCTTCCCGAGGGCAGGCGATCGCAGCCTGGGATGAACTGGTCGGCCAAAGTTTCAGCGGGGGCGATCGCTTTCAAGCGGCCCGTGAGTATTTGGCAACCTGGCAAACCCGAGTTGAGGCAGCATCTCACCTGCAAGAAGGCCCCTATTTCTTTTGTAGCTTTTCTTTCTTTGACACGGTTGCCAAAGCCACAGAGGGGTTTGCACCCGCTACTGTGTTGCTGACCCGCTGGCAAGTAGTGCGGCAAAAAAAACAGTGCACGCTAATTGCCAATGCGTTGATTAAGCCCCATACAGTCTTGGCTCCCCTGGCCCGAACCATTGCCAAGCAGTTAGACCAGTTGCAATCAATACCCCTGATTTATTCATTTCAGGACACAGATACCTGGCAGCCTCAGTTACAACCTCAGCTGCAGCCCCAGCTGTCCCCCAACGATGCTCAAACTTTTCAACACAAGGTACGGCAAACGTTAACAGCGATTGAGACGAGTCAGCTACAGAAACAAGTGGTGGCTCATGCCCTAGAGGTCACCCGCAAGCAGCCTTTTCATCGGTCGATTTCTCTCCCCCGGCTGCGATCGCAACATCCTGACTGCTATGTGTTCTCGTTCTCAGGGGCACAAAACACCCACTTCATTGGGGCCAGTCCCGAACGGCTGCTCAGCATCCATCAGGGTCGCTTGGTCACAGATGCATTGGCCGGGTCAGCCCCCCGTGGGCAAAGTGCGGTCGCTGATTACACCCTAGGGCAGCAGCTCTTAAATACGCTCAAAGAACAGCGGGAACATCGGCTAGTGCTGGATTTCATTGTGCAGCAGCTACAGGCAGAGGGGCTCTCTCCTCGCTACAGTACCCCACCTGGTTTGTTGCGGTTGTCCCATATTCAGCATTTGCACACCCCCATCTGTGCTGACTTACCAGACCATATCTCCCCTTTGACGCTGGTTGAAGCACTGCACCCAACCCCAGCGGTCGCTGGGGTGCCAACAGCGACCGCCTGTGACTTTATCCGCCGGGGCGAACCCTGCGATCGCGGGCTGTATGCTGCTCCCCTAGGCTGGGTAGACCCCCACGGCAATAGCGAGTTCATTGTGGGTATTCGCTCGGCTCTGATTCAAGGGAATCGGGCTCGCCTCTACGCCGGGGCAGGGATTGTGGCGGGATCTGATCCCGCAAAAGAGCTGGCTGAAATTCAGCTCAAGCTGCAAGCCCTCGCAGAGGCGTTGGGGTAA
- a CDS encoding methyltransferase domain-containing protein, translating into MTSIETLVQQQYDRLARIYDQRWRFYISNTLSFLVGWAHIGPLDKVLDVACGTGELEYLLTNQHPQQAVVGIDFSEQMLAIARQKCNTCPHVRFHQVAATTLPWSDPQFDAVVCANAFHYFDQPTAVLAEMRRVLHPGGRVIILDWCRDFWVCRLCDWVLGWFDPAYKRCYSEAELHRLLTAAGYQIQRAQRVRFGLVWGLMAVAAIAE; encoded by the coding sequence ATGACGTCGATAGAAACTCTTGTACAGCAGCAATACGATCGCCTAGCTAGGATTTATGACCAACGCTGGCGTTTCTATATCTCTAACACCCTCTCTTTTCTAGTGGGCTGGGCCCACATCGGCCCCTTAGATAAGGTATTGGATGTGGCCTGTGGCACGGGGGAACTCGAATATCTGCTGACGAACCAGCATCCTCAGCAGGCAGTTGTGGGTATAGATTTCTCAGAACAGATGCTGGCGATCGCTCGGCAAAAATGCAACACTTGCCCCCACGTCAGGTTTCACCAGGTTGCTGCCACAACTTTACCCTGGTCGGATCCCCAGTTTGACGCTGTGGTCTGTGCCAATGCGTTTCATTATTTTGACCAGCCGACCGCTGTCCTCGCTGAGATGCGGCGGGTGTTGCACCCCGGCGGCCGGGTAATTATTTTGGACTGGTGCCGCGACTTTTGGGTCTGTCGTCTATGTGATTGGGTGTTGGGTTGGTTTGATCCAGCTTACAAGCGATGCTACTCCGAAGCTGAACTGCATCGCCTTCTGACCGCAGCGGGGTATCAGATTCAACGGGCTCAGCGTGTCCGCTTTGGCCTGGTCTGGGGCCTGATGGCGGTAGCGGCGATCGCTGAATAA
- a CDS encoding GNAT family N-acetyltransferase: MARPHLHLQPATEADLSLIQQWLTQSHLPTEDLPQILHGLYLGVVNEALVGVSEALAGADKVVVGVGGIERHGNDGLLRSVAIAAPFRQQGYGQLLCRQLIQQAQEEGIQALYLLTTTAEFFFPKLGFKPIPRQAVPTLLQQTTEFSTLCPDSAVCLWLPLTADDSDGTAIAN, from the coding sequence ATGGCGCGTCCCCACCTGCACCTACAACCCGCTACTGAGGCCGATCTCTCCCTCATTCAACAGTGGCTCACTCAGAGTCATCTACCGACTGAGGATTTGCCGCAGATTCTTCACGGCTTGTATTTGGGGGTAGTCAATGAAGCCTTAGTGGGTGTTAGCGAAGCCTTGGCAGGGGCCGACAAAGTCGTCGTTGGCGTCGGTGGGATTGAGCGTCATGGCAATGATGGGCTGTTGCGCTCGGTGGCGATCGCAGCCCCGTTTCGTCAACAGGGGTATGGTCAGCTGCTGTGCCGTCAACTGATTCAACAAGCCCAGGAAGAAGGTATTCAAGCGCTCTATCTGCTGACGACGACAGCCGAGTTCTTTTTCCCGAAGCTGGGGTTTAAACCCATCCCGCGTCAGGCTGTGCCTACCCTTCTGCAGCAGACGACAGAATTTAGCACCCTCTGCCCAGACTCCGCTGTGTGTCTATGGCTGCCGCTGACTGCTGATGATTCTGACGGCACTGCCATCGCAAATTAA
- the arsC gene encoding arsenate reductase, glutathione/glutaredoxin type, which produces MKRVMFVCKKNSARSQMAEGFAKNLGSGKIAVTSSGLEASQVRPEAIAAMKDIGIDIRDQTSKALSDFSPEQFDAVISLCGCGINLPPEWLTRDYFDDWQLDDPAEQPEIFPRVRDEIKVRVEALIATLTAEVPVS; this is translated from the coding sequence ATGAAGCGTGTGATGTTTGTCTGCAAGAAAAACTCCGCCCGTTCGCAAATGGCTGAAGGCTTTGCCAAAAATTTGGGATCTGGCAAAATCGCTGTTACCAGCTCTGGCTTAGAGGCGAGTCAGGTACGGCCTGAGGCGATCGCTGCCATGAAGGACATTGGGATCGACATTCGTGACCAGACCTCCAAAGCGCTCAGCGACTTTTCACCTGAACAGTTTGACGCGGTGATTTCTCTGTGTGGCTGCGGCATCAACCTACCCCCCGAATGGCTGACACGGGACTATTTTGACGATTGGCAACTAGACGACCCTGCCGAGCAGCCCGAAATCTTTCCCCGCGTGCGAGACGAGATCAAAGTACGCGTAGAAGCGTTGATCGCTACCTTGACTGCAGAAGTCCCTGTTTCCTAA
- a CDS encoding aquaporin, translating into MLKRRMLSSEVLAEGVGTFALVFAGTGAVMVNVITGGAITHLGISFVFGAVVAAMIYATGHISGAHFNPAVTLGFWQSGVLPTYKVMPYILGQMSGGVLASVSLWVALGDIANMGTTLPLDDNWLQSLVLETILTFILMFVILGTGLDRRAPAGFAGIAIGLTVALEAAFMGPITGASMNPVRSLAPALVGNLWQHQWLYVVGPILGAQLAVWMYRQLSNNFHDFENVE; encoded by the coding sequence ATGTTAAAGCGGCGCATGCTATCTTCTGAGGTTTTAGCGGAAGGGGTGGGCACCTTTGCCCTGGTTTTTGCCGGAACCGGGGCTGTGATGGTCAACGTGATCACAGGGGGGGCGATTACCCACTTGGGTATCAGTTTTGTGTTTGGTGCCGTTGTGGCCGCCATGATCTATGCAACCGGGCATATTAGTGGTGCTCACTTCAATCCAGCGGTTACCCTCGGATTTTGGCAGAGTGGGGTATTGCCGACTTATAAAGTGATGCCCTATATTTTGGGCCAAATGAGCGGGGGAGTTTTAGCCTCAGTTTCGCTGTGGGTAGCCCTGGGCGACATTGCCAATATGGGAACGACGCTACCGTTAGATGACAACTGGTTACAGTCTCTGGTTTTAGAAACCATCCTGACCTTTATTTTGATGTTCGTTATTTTGGGCACCGGCTTAGACCGCCGAGCCCCGGCAGGCTTTGCAGGGATTGCCATTGGGCTAACTGTTGCCCTAGAGGCCGCCTTTATGGGGCCGATTACTGGAGCCAGCATGAACCCTGTGCGCTCTCTGGCCCCAGCGCTGGTTGGTAACCTCTGGCAACATCAGTGGTTGTATGTGGTAGGCCCTATTCTGGGAGCCCAGTTGGCGGTGTGGATGTATCGCCAACTATCCAACAATTTCCACGATTTCGAGAACGTCGAATAA
- a CDS encoding winged helix-turn-helix transcriptional regulator, protein MQKVLPNISAEIVLIFKALSEPLRLQVIELLREQEMCVCDLCDRLNVTQSKLSFHLKTLREAGLVRSRQQGRWIYYRLNLARLVELEDYLAEFRRYSPLLPARLCSPEKTQA, encoded by the coding sequence ATGCAAAAGGTATTGCCCAATATATCGGCAGAAATTGTTTTGATCTTTAAGGCGCTCTCGGAACCCTTGCGCCTACAGGTCATTGAGCTACTGAGAGAACAAGAAATGTGTGTGTGCGATCTGTGCGATCGCCTCAATGTCACTCAATCAAAATTGTCGTTCCATCTGAAAACGCTGCGGGAAGCTGGTCTCGTGCGCTCTCGGCAGCAGGGGCGCTGGATTTATTACCGGCTGAACTTGGCCCGACTGGTTGAGTTAGAAGATTATTTGGCTGAATTTCGACGCTACAGCCCGCTGCTGCCTGCCCGGCTCTGTTCACCTGAGAAAACGCAGGCATAG
- a CDS encoding winged helix-turn-helix transcriptional regulator, with protein sequence MTDISLDKAFHALSDPLRLKIVESLQYTEYSVRDLCAHLGVSQSKLSFHLRVLKEAAIVRSRPHGRWNYYSLNLQKFAALEQHLADLRRYAAAQPIPVYPSDPPK encoded by the coding sequence ATGACGGATATTTCTTTAGATAAAGCCTTCCATGCCCTTTCTGATCCTTTAAGGCTCAAGATTGTGGAAAGTCTCCAATATACAGAATATTCTGTGCGTGATCTCTGCGCTCATTTGGGGGTGAGTCAATCTAAGCTGTCTTTCCATTTACGGGTTTTGAAAGAGGCTGCCATTGTGCGATCGCGCCCCCATGGGCGTTGGAACTACTACAGCTTAAATCTGCAAAAGTTTGCGGCGTTAGAGCAGCACCTCGCTGATTTGCGCCGCTATGCTGCAGCTCAACCGATCCCGGTTTACCCCAGTGACCCGCCAAAATAG